From the Leptotrichia sp. oral taxon 221 genome, one window contains:
- the nrdI gene encoding class Ib ribonucleoside-diphosphate reductase assembly flavoprotein NrdI, with translation MVIYYDSKTGNVQRFVNKVKKERPNWKFVKIDSEMKVDEEGHLLTFTTKIGETPIPTSEFLEKNSKYIKSISSSGNMNWGVFFAVAADKMSEKYGIPVCMKFELSGTHVEVEHFIEYVEKN, from the coding sequence ATGGTTATATATTACGATTCAAAAACTGGAAATGTTCAACGATTTGTAAATAAGGTGAAAAAAGAGAGACCTAACTGGAAATTTGTGAAAATTGATTCTGAGATGAAAGTGGATGAAGAAGGTCATTTACTAACATTTACAACTAAAATTGGAGAAACTCCAATTCCAACGAGTGAATTTTTAGAAAAAAATAGTAAATATATAAAATCAATAAGTTCTAGTGGAAATATGAACTGGGGTGTTTTTTTTGCAGTGGCAGCTGATAAAATGAGTGAAAAATATGGAATTCCAGTTTGTATGAAATTTGAGTTATCGGGAACGCATGTTGAAGTAGAGCACTTTATTGAATATGTTGAAAAAAATTAG